One stretch of Longimicrobium sp. DNA includes these proteins:
- a CDS encoding cysteine desulfurase-like protein yields MNTVSSQSFTDAVRASFPVFARRVAGKPIAFFDGPGGSQVPQEVAAAVVQYLTLHNANTHGHFRTSEETDAAMTAAREAFADFLGAGSPREIVFGANMTTLAFHLSRSLGRELTQGDEIVVTELDHQANQAPWRRMAEDRAVTVRTVPFIPETMQLDYEAMEQAIGPKTKLVAVGGASNAVGTINDVARVTAMARAVGAISFVDAVHLAPHRRIDVQALGCDFLACSAYKFFGPHVGILWGRQEHLERLTPYKVPPASDEAPERWETGTQNHEGIVGAAAAVDWIASLAGGDDRRAALDGAFEMIEAHERELFDHMIAGIRSIPGTRVYGVPDGEPRTPTLGFTVPGASPDEVAKRLGEEGVFVWNGNFYATTVCERLALDDCGGLIRAGLAPYTTLEDVDRLIDGVRRIAGA; encoded by the coding sequence ATGAACACCGTCTCTTCACAATCGTTCACCGACGCCGTCCGCGCGTCGTTCCCGGTGTTCGCGCGTCGGGTCGCGGGAAAGCCGATCGCGTTCTTTGACGGGCCGGGCGGGAGCCAGGTGCCGCAGGAGGTCGCCGCGGCGGTGGTGCAGTACCTGACGCTGCACAACGCCAACACCCACGGCCACTTCCGCACCAGCGAAGAGACCGACGCCGCCATGACGGCTGCCCGCGAGGCGTTCGCCGATTTCCTGGGCGCCGGCTCGCCGCGCGAGATCGTGTTCGGCGCGAACATGACCACGCTCGCCTTCCACCTGTCGCGCTCGCTGGGACGGGAGCTGACGCAGGGCGACGAAATCGTGGTCACCGAGCTGGACCACCAGGCGAACCAGGCCCCCTGGCGCCGCATGGCCGAGGACCGCGCGGTGACGGTGCGCACCGTCCCCTTCATCCCCGAGACCATGCAGCTGGACTACGAGGCCATGGAGCAGGCGATCGGCCCCAAGACGAAGCTGGTGGCGGTGGGGGGCGCATCGAACGCGGTGGGGACCATCAACGACGTCGCGCGCGTGACGGCGATGGCACGGGCGGTGGGGGCGATCAGCTTCGTGGACGCGGTGCACCTGGCGCCGCACCGCCGCATCGACGTGCAGGCGCTGGGGTGCGACTTCCTGGCCTGCTCCGCGTACAAGTTCTTCGGCCCGCACGTCGGCATCCTCTGGGGCCGCCAGGAGCACCTGGAGCGCCTCACACCGTACAAGGTGCCCCCCGCCTCCGACGAGGCCCCGGAGCGCTGGGAGACGGGAACGCAGAACCACGAGGGGATCGTCGGCGCCGCCGCGGCGGTGGACTGGATCGCCAGCCTCGCCGGTGGCGACGACCGCCGCGCGGCGCTTGACGGGGCGTTCGAGATGATCGAGGCGCACGAGCGCGAGCTCTTCGACCACATGATCGCCGGCATCCGCTCCATTCCCGGGACGCGCGTCTACGGCGTACCGGACGGGGAGCCGCGCACCCCCACCCTCGGCTTCACGGTCCCCGGCGCATCTCCGGACGAGGTGGCGAAGCGGCTGGGCGAGGAGGGCGTCTTCGTGTGGAACGGCAACTTCTACGCGACTACCGTCTGCGAGCGCCTGGCCCTGGACGACTGCGGCGGCCTGATCCGCGCCGGCCTCGCGCCCTACACCACCCTCGAAGACGTCGACCGCCTCATCGACGGGGTCCGACGCATCGCGGGCGCCTGA